CCCGGCTCGCGGCGTTGGGGGCCGCGTGTCCCGGCTGTGGGGTGTGGTCGGAGCGCGTACACGGCTCCTACCTGCGGTATCCGTCTGATCTGCCCAGTTGTGGAAGGCCGATGGTGGTGGCGTTGCGGGTGCGCCGGTTCATCTGCGCGCAGGGGGCGTGTCCGCGGCGGACCTTCGTCGAGCAGGCTGACGGGCTGACCCGCTGGAACGGCCAGGTCACCGAGCGGCAGCGCGCGTCGGTCGCGGGCCTCGGCCTGGCTCTGGCGGGGCGGTCCGGCGCGCGGATGGCCGCGCTGCTGGGCATCCGTACGAGCCGCAGCACCCTGCTGCGACGTGTGATGGATCTGTCCGACCCGGCTGTAGGCGCCCCGGTCGCGGTCGGCGTTGACGACTTTGCACTGCGCCGGGGCCATGTCTACGGCACGGTGATCACGGACGCCGTCACCCATGAGGTGCTGGACCTGCTCCCGGACCGCGATGCCGCCTCACTCGCGCCCTGGTTGGCCCGGCACCCGCAGATCGACGTGATCTGTCGCGACCGTGCCAGCGCCTACGCCGACGCCGCTTCGACGGCCGCGCCGAGGGCCAGGCAAGTCGCCGACCGGTACCACCTGTGGGCGAACCTGGTCAGCGCCGTGGAGAAGACCGTGGTCGATCACCGCCAGTGCCTGCACACCCTGCCCACCCGGCTGCCCGAGGCCGATCCTCAGTGGGAAACCCCGGACCCCGAGCAACCCGTCCCGGCAGAGCCGGCCGGCAAGATGGCCGAGCGCCGCCGCCTTCACCACGCCCTGGTCCACGACCTCCTCGGCCAGGGCCTGAGCGAGCGGGCGGTCGCCCGCCACCTGGGCTGGAGCCGTAACACCGTCCGCCGCTACGCACGCGCCGGAC
This genomic interval from Streptomyces sp. NBC_00193 contains the following:
- a CDS encoding ISL3 family transposase, which gives rise to MEVVCVEASGPAVRVEARLAALGAACPGCGVWSERVHGSYLRYPSDLPSCGRPMVVALRVRRFICAQGACPRRTFVEQADGLTRWNGQVTERQRASVAGLGLALAGRSGARMAALLGIRTSRSTLLRRVMDLSDPAVGAPVAVGVDDFALRRGHVYGTVITDAVTHEVLDLLPDRDAASLAPWLARHPQIDVICRDRASAYADAASTAAPRARQVADRYHLWANLVSAVEKTVVDHRQCLHTLPTRLPEADPQWETPDPEQPVPAEPAGKMAERRRLHHALVHDLLGQGLSERAVARHLGWSRNTVRRYARAGRWQDMMKRRPRPRASILDPYKPYLEQRWAETGGKITGLTLLAEIRERGYRGGHTVLAVWKQGQQSPDQPAPSPAPPTVRAVVGWLTRHPAGLTLDEELQRKALLARCPELETTADLVRSFAEMLTSLEGNRLPEWITQAMTSGLRGISTFANGLNSDYDAVEAGLTTPWNSGHVEGAVNRIKMLKRQMFGRAGFPLLRKRVLLA